In Phormidium ambiguum IAM M-71, the genomic window ATCGCTTCGGCTTCGGTTGCTCTGCATTAGATTGGACAATTGATGTTGGCTCATACCCTGGAACCACTAATTTGGTAAGGGTTTGATTGAGCAACCGTTCGATGTCCTTCAGGAAGGGATATTCATCTTCACAGACTAGGGAAACTGCTCGTCCAACATTTCCAGCGCGACCTGTGCGACCGATGCGATGCACGTAGTCTTCAGGTACGTTGGGTAGTTCAAAGTTCACCACATAAGGAAGTTGGTCGATATCTAAACCCCGTGATGCTACATCGGTAGCGACTAATACTCGCACTTTCCCTTGCTTAAAGTCTTGCAGCGCACGGGTGCGGGCTGCCTGACTTTTGTTGCCATGAATTGCGGTGCTTTTCAGCCCATCTTGAGCAAGCTGCTCGGCTAAACGGTTGGCTCCGTGTTTCGTGCGGGTGAAAACCAATACCTGTTTCCAATTGTGGAACCCGATCATATAAGAAAGGAGTTCTCGTTTGCGCTTACTATCGACAGGATGAACCACCTGTTCCACCTGCTCGGCGGCAGTATTGCGGGGAGCCACTTCAATCTGGATTGGAGATTTCAGCAGAGTGCTGGCAAGCTGCTGGATTTCTTTAGAGAAAGTGGCAGAAAACATCAGCGTTTGCCGAGATTGAGGCAGTTTCGCCAAAATTTTACGGATGTCGTGGATGAAGCCCATGTCTAACATTCGATCGCATTCATCCAACACTAGTATCTCTACGTGGGATAAATCTACGGTCTTTTGCCCAACGTGGTCGAGCAAACGTCCGGGCGTAGCGACCAAAATATCAATTCCCCGACGCAGCATTTGAACTTGCGGTACAATTCCGACACCGCCATAGACAACTGCCGATCGCAAAGACAAGTATTTACCATAAGTTTTAACGCTATCGTTAACTTGATCTGCCAGTTCGCGGGTCGGAGTGAGGATGAGGGCGCGAGGCGTGCGATGTTGTACCTTGTTAGGAT contains:
- a CDS encoding DEAD/DEAH box helicase, which translates into the protein MTFRNLGLSTVLLRAVADSGYTEPTPIQQQAIPAILQGQDVFASAQTGTGKTAGFTLPLLQLLGTTNPNKVQHRTPRALILTPTRELADQVNDSVKTYGKYLSLRSAVVYGGVGIVPQVQMLRRGIDILVATPGRLLDHVGQKTVDLSHVEILVLDECDRMLDMGFIHDIRKILAKLPQSRQTLMFSATFSKEIQQLASTLLKSPIQIEVAPRNTAAEQVEQVVHPVDSKRKRELLSYMIGFHNWKQVLVFTRTKHGANRLAEQLAQDGLKSTAIHGNKSQAARTRALQDFKQGKVRVLVATDVASRGLDIDQLPYVVNFELPNVPEDYVHRIGRTGRAGNVGRAVSLVCEDEYPFLKDIERLLNQTLTKLVVPGYEPTSIVQSNAEQPKPKRSNQRRSNQAKSPTPSAPTRNKKPAAPGRARKKLHTA